One window of the Arthrobacter sp. zg-Y919 genome contains the following:
- a CDS encoding ABC transporter permease: protein MPAAHQSGALGGEPQQQSTVRRILSSNAMVSILSVLLALVVGGILIAATDEEVGEAASYFFSRPTDMLSAAWSAAAGAYIALFQGAFFNFEAETAARFFYPLTQTLTVATPLILAGLGVAVAFRTGLFNIGAQGQIIIGAAMAAWVGFAVHLPVGLHLLLVILAGMLGGAIWAGIAGLLKAKTGAHEVIVTIMLNYVAINLVLFLLSTPAFQRPGSSNPISPQLDANAMFPPLLGSGFRLHWGFVLAVLATVFIWWLMNRSTIGFELKAVGANPSAARNAGISITKGYVVVMLIAGALSGLAGVAQVAGTEKVLTSGVAASFGFDAITVALLGRSSPWGTFAAGLLFGAFRAGGVTMQTNTGTSIDIVLVVQSLIVLFIAAPPLVRSLFRIPPPGALKTSGKRLSKNTEAAGGAA, encoded by the coding sequence GTGCCCGCAGCGCACCAAAGCGGCGCATTGGGCGGTGAACCGCAGCAGCAGTCCACGGTGCGGCGGATCCTCTCTTCGAACGCCATGGTTTCGATCCTGTCCGTCCTGCTCGCCCTCGTGGTGGGCGGCATCCTCATTGCCGCCACCGACGAGGAAGTGGGCGAAGCGGCGTCGTACTTCTTCTCCCGGCCCACTGACATGCTGTCCGCTGCCTGGTCCGCCGCAGCCGGCGCCTACATTGCCCTGTTCCAGGGTGCGTTCTTCAACTTCGAGGCCGAAACAGCGGCACGGTTCTTCTACCCGCTGACCCAGACCCTCACGGTGGCAACGCCGCTGATCCTGGCAGGCCTCGGCGTCGCCGTCGCTTTCCGGACCGGCCTGTTCAACATCGGTGCGCAGGGGCAGATCATCATCGGTGCTGCCATGGCAGCCTGGGTGGGTTTCGCCGTCCACCTTCCGGTGGGCCTGCACCTGCTCCTCGTGATTCTCGCGGGCATGCTCGGCGGCGCCATCTGGGCCGGTATCGCCGGCCTCCTGAAGGCAAAAACCGGTGCACACGAAGTCATCGTCACGATCATGCTCAACTACGTGGCCATCAACCTGGTGCTCTTCCTGCTCAGCACGCCGGCTTTCCAGCGGCCGGGATCCTCGAACCCGATCAGCCCCCAGCTTGACGCCAATGCCATGTTCCCGCCCCTGCTCGGCAGCGGTTTCCGCCTGCACTGGGGCTTTGTCCTGGCCGTGCTTGCCACCGTCTTCATCTGGTGGCTGATGAACCGCTCCACGATCGGTTTCGAACTCAAGGCCGTGGGCGCCAACCCGTCCGCTGCCCGCAATGCAGGCATCAGCATCACCAAGGGATACGTCGTCGTGATGCTGATCGCCGGTGCCCTCTCCGGGCTTGCCGGTGTGGCGCAGGTGGCCGGCACCGAAAAGGTGCTGACCTCCGGTGTGGCCGCCAGCTTCGGCTTCGACGCGATCACCGTCGCCCTGCTGGGCCGGTCGAGCCCGTGGGGCACCTTCGCGGCAGGCCTGCTGTTCGGCGCTTTCCGTGCCGGCGGCGTGACCATGCAGACCAACACGGGAACCAGCATCGACATTGTCCTGGTGGTGCAGTCGCTGATCGTCCTATTTATCGCAGCCCCGCCCCTGGTGCGGTCGCTGTTCCGTATTCCGCCGCCCGGAGCGTTGAAGACCTCCGGCAAGCGTCTGTCCAAGAACACTGAAGCCGCCGGAGGCGCAGCATGA
- a CDS encoding ABC transporter permease: MSTATTLPAPKAATLSGVRSWKTPIILIVLSLLGLFVFALGAPSNDVTFRLSDPGEAIVLPELVVSAPMVGWLTAVLMVAAAAWALMLTRSGRRVPVWLIAVFGVLFVLGFLTWVVGSANTPNVALYGLLSGSFALAIPLIFGSLSGVLCERSGVVNIAIEGQLLFGAFAAAVAGSLSGNAFVGLFAAAVAGALVSLVLAVFSIKYIVNQVIVGVVLNVLVSGLTGFLFSTLLSSDAAKWNSPPSLPPIRIPLLADIPVLGPILFNQSIVGYLMYIALAAVYFGLFHSKWGLRTRAVGEHPKAADTLGVNVNRTRFINVLLAGVVAGIGGAFFTLVSVSAFNRDMTGGQGYIALAALILGRWNPLGALLAALLFGFATNLQYVLSLLGTAVPNQFLAMLPYVVTIFAVAGVVGKSRAPAASGVPYIKG; this comes from the coding sequence ATGAGCACCGCAACAACGCTTCCGGCTCCCAAGGCGGCCACCCTCAGCGGTGTCCGCAGCTGGAAGACCCCGATCATCCTGATTGTCCTGTCCCTGCTGGGACTGTTTGTCTTCGCCCTGGGGGCCCCGTCCAACGACGTGACCTTCCGGCTCTCCGATCCCGGAGAGGCGATTGTCCTGCCCGAACTGGTGGTTTCCGCCCCCATGGTCGGCTGGCTGACCGCTGTGCTGATGGTGGCCGCCGCAGCCTGGGCCCTGATGCTGACGCGCAGCGGCCGCCGGGTACCCGTCTGGCTGATCGCCGTCTTCGGCGTGCTCTTCGTCCTGGGCTTCCTAACCTGGGTCGTGGGCAGCGCCAACACCCCCAACGTGGCCCTCTACGGACTGCTTTCCGGATCCTTCGCCCTGGCCATCCCGCTGATCTTCGGTTCACTCTCGGGTGTGCTGTGCGAGCGTTCCGGCGTGGTCAACATCGCCATCGAAGGACAGCTGCTCTTCGGCGCCTTCGCCGCCGCCGTGGCAGGTTCGCTCTCCGGCAACGCGTTCGTCGGGCTGTTTGCCGCCGCCGTCGCCGGTGCGCTGGTCTCCCTGGTGCTGGCCGTGTTCAGCATCAAGTACATCGTCAACCAGGTGATTGTCGGCGTTGTGCTGAACGTGCTGGTCTCCGGCCTCACCGGCTTCCTGTTCTCCACGCTGCTGTCCTCGGACGCTGCGAAGTGGAACTCCCCGCCGTCGCTGCCGCCGATCCGGATCCCGCTGCTGGCGGATATCCCGGTCCTCGGGCCGATCCTCTTCAACCAGTCGATCGTGGGCTACCTCATGTACATCGCCCTTGCGGCGGTCTACTTCGGACTGTTCCACTCCAAGTGGGGCCTGCGCACCCGCGCAGTGGGCGAGCACCCCAAGGCTGCTGACACCCTGGGCGTGAACGTGAACCGCACCCGGTTCATCAACGTCCTGCTCGCCGGTGTGGTGGCCGGTATCGGCGGCGCCTTCTTCACCCTCGTTTCGGTGTCCGCGTTCAACCGCGACATGACCGGCGGACAGGGCTACATTGCCCTGGCAGCGCTGATCCTGGGCCGCTGGAATCCGCTCGGCGCCCTGCTGGCGGCACTGCTGTTCGGCTTCGCCACCAACCTGCAGTACGTGCTGAGCCTGTTGGGAACCGCTGTTCCCAACCAGTTCCTGGCCATGCTGCCGTACGTGGTGACGATCTTCGCCGTCGCCGGTGTGGTCGGCAAGTCCCGGGCACCTGCGGCCAGCGGTGTGCCTTACATCAAGGGCTAG
- a CDS encoding cytidine deaminase produces MTTTPHPDQPQAVDWELLLETARAALAHAYVPYSKYPVGAAALTDDGRIVSGCNIENASYGLTLCAECSMISQLRMTGGGSLAAFACVDGSGNVLMPCGRCRQLLYEFRAPGMQLMTVSGIRSMDEVLPDAFGPQHLEGQDNQ; encoded by the coding sequence ATGACAACTACCCCCCACCCGGACCAGCCGCAGGCGGTGGACTGGGAGCTGCTCCTGGAAACCGCCCGGGCGGCCCTGGCCCACGCCTACGTGCCCTACTCGAAGTATCCGGTAGGCGCCGCGGCGCTTACCGACGACGGCCGGATAGTTTCCGGCTGCAACATCGAAAACGCCTCCTACGGGCTGACACTGTGTGCCGAGTGCTCCATGATCAGCCAGCTGCGCATGACCGGAGGCGGCAGCCTTGCCGCCTTTGCCTGCGTGGATGGATCGGGCAATGTCCTGATGCCGTGCGGCCGCTGCCGGCAGCTGCTGTACGAATTCCGGGCACCCGGGATGCAGTTGATGACCGTAAGCGGCATCCGGAGCATGGACGAAGTCCTGCCGGATGCCTTTGGACCGCAGCACCTTGAAGGGCAGGACAACCAATGA
- a CDS encoding thymidine phosphorylase, whose translation MSAEKFDAVDIIGIKRDRGTLSPEQIDWTIDAYTRGAIADEQMAALNMAILLNGMSRDEISRWTNAMINSGERMDFSSLGKPTSDKHSTGGVGDKITLPLAPLVAVFGIAVPQLSGRGLGHTGGTLDKLEAIPGWQASLSNDALMAQLRDVGAVICAAGAGLAPADKKLYSLRDVTGTVEAIPLIASSIMSKKIAEGTGSLVLDVKVGSGAFMKDEARARELAETMVALGKDAGVNTVALLTDMSTPLGLTAGNAIEVQESVDVLAGGGPEDVVELTLALAREMLTAAGRPDADPEAALKDGRAMDVWRRMISAQGGDPDAKLPVARESETIYAPADGVLVELDALSVGVAAWRLGAGRARKEDAVQAGAGVVMHAKPGAVVRAGEPLMTLLTDTPEKFDRAREALENAVVVAPEGSRPARKLIIDRIS comes from the coding sequence ATGAGCGCTGAAAAGTTCGACGCCGTAGACATCATCGGCATCAAGCGGGACCGGGGCACGCTGAGCCCGGAACAGATTGACTGGACGATCGACGCGTACACCCGCGGCGCCATTGCGGATGAGCAGATGGCGGCGCTGAACATGGCCATCCTGCTCAACGGCATGAGCCGGGATGAAATCTCCCGCTGGACCAACGCCATGATCAATTCCGGGGAGCGGATGGACTTCTCCTCCCTGGGCAAGCCGACCTCGGACAAGCACTCCACCGGCGGCGTGGGGGACAAGATCACCCTGCCGCTGGCCCCCCTGGTGGCGGTGTTCGGCATCGCCGTCCCGCAGCTCTCGGGCCGCGGACTGGGCCACACCGGCGGCACCTTGGACAAGCTTGAAGCCATCCCCGGCTGGCAGGCGTCCCTGAGCAACGACGCCCTGATGGCCCAGCTGCGCGACGTCGGCGCGGTCATCTGTGCCGCCGGCGCAGGCCTGGCTCCTGCCGACAAGAAGCTGTACTCGCTGCGTGACGTGACGGGAACGGTGGAAGCGATTCCGCTGATCGCGTCTTCGATCATGAGCAAGAAGATCGCCGAAGGCACCGGCTCGCTGGTGCTCGACGTGAAGGTGGGCAGCGGTGCCTTCATGAAGGACGAGGCCCGTGCCCGCGAACTGGCCGAGACCATGGTTGCCCTGGGTAAGGACGCCGGCGTCAACACGGTGGCCCTGCTGACCGACATGTCCACTCCGCTGGGCCTGACCGCAGGCAACGCCATCGAAGTTCAGGAGTCCGTGGACGTCCTGGCCGGCGGCGGCCCGGAAGACGTCGTCGAGCTCACGCTGGCCCTGGCCCGCGAAATGCTCACGGCCGCCGGGCGGCCCGACGCCGACCCGGAAGCGGCGCTGAAGGACGGCCGGGCAATGGACGTGTGGCGCCGCATGATCTCCGCGCAGGGCGGGGATCCGGACGCAAAGCTGCCCGTGGCCCGGGAATCCGAAACCATCTACGCGCCTGCCGACGGCGTGCTGGTGGAACTGGATGCCCTCTCCGTGGGTGTTGCGGCCTGGCGCCTTGGTGCCGGCCGTGCGCGCAAGGAAGACGCCGTCCAGGCCGGTGCCGGCGTGGTTATGCACGCCAAACCGGGAGCCGTGGTCCGGGCCGGAGAGCCGCTGATGACGCTGCTGACCGACACCCCGGAGAAGTTCGACCGTGCCCGTGAGGCACTCGAGAACGCCGTCGTCGTCGCTCCCGAGGGATCGCGGCCGGCACGGAAGCTGATCATCGACCGGATCAGCTAG
- a CDS encoding DedA family protein: MDGINNFILASAGSPWVYIGLFACCLIDGFFPPVPSESLVVALASLALSGAGVNVWLIIPAAALGAFVGDNLAYLMGRGIGIERFAWMRRPKLQRSIAWARHELDKRSVSLILVARFIPVGRVVVNVTAGATGFPQRRFIALTGISGIVWAAYSVAIGSIAGAWFNEHHLLGVVVGVSGALVLGLIVDRLITMVRGTVPETQHQVPDDMPKADDGESSQKAA, translated from the coding sequence GTGGACGGCATTAACAACTTCATCCTCGCTTCGGCAGGCTCGCCGTGGGTCTACATCGGGCTCTTTGCCTGTTGCCTGATCGACGGATTCTTCCCCCCGGTGCCCAGTGAGTCACTGGTGGTGGCGCTGGCGTCGCTGGCCCTCAGCGGCGCAGGGGTGAACGTGTGGTTGATTATTCCGGCCGCCGCACTGGGTGCCTTCGTGGGCGATAACCTCGCCTACCTGATGGGCCGGGGGATCGGCATCGAACGGTTTGCCTGGATGCGCAGGCCCAAGCTGCAGCGCTCCATCGCCTGGGCCCGCCACGAGCTCGACAAGCGCTCGGTGTCCCTCATCCTTGTGGCGCGGTTCATCCCGGTGGGCCGGGTGGTGGTCAACGTGACCGCCGGTGCCACCGGCTTCCCGCAGCGCCGCTTCATTGCGCTCACCGGCATCTCCGGGATTGTCTGGGCGGCCTACAGTGTGGCCATCGGCTCCATTGCCGGGGCCTGGTTCAACGAACACCACCTGCTCGGCGTCGTCGTTGGCGTCAGCGGCGCGCTGGTCCTGGGCCTGATAGTCGACCGGCTCATCACCATGGTCCGGGGAACGGTGCCGGAGACCCAGCACCAGGTTCCGGACGACATGCCGAAGGCCGACGACGGCGAGAGCTCGCAGAAGGCCGCCTGA
- a CDS encoding adenosine deaminase: MTEPTNLPSNRSFDVRSLPKVSLHDHLDGGLRPATIIELAAAVGHSLPATDPAALGEWFRQSADSGSLPRYLETFDHTIAVMQTREGLIRVAREFVEDLAADGVVYAEIRWAPEQHVQAGLSLDEAVEAVQAGIEEGVANAEAAGSFIQVGQLITAMRHADRAMEIAELAVRHRDSGAVGFDIAGPEDGFPPARFKDAFTYLAENQFPATVHAGEAAGIESIVDALVHGRALRLGHGVRIAEDIDVEFEDDAMADAEVGIVSMGRVAGWVRDRGIALEVCPSSNLQTGAVASFGEDIETHPIDLLYQTGFAVTVNTDNRLMSNVTLTGEFELLMDTFDYDLDDVLELTMNAVNAAFLPLDERAALSAFVTEGFNRARV, encoded by the coding sequence GTGACTGAGCCTACAAACCTCCCCTCGAACCGTTCCTTCGACGTACGCAGCCTGCCGAAGGTATCGCTGCATGACCACCTTGACGGTGGCCTCCGTCCGGCCACCATCATTGAGCTGGCTGCCGCCGTCGGTCATTCCCTGCCGGCCACGGACCCGGCGGCGCTGGGGGAGTGGTTCCGTCAATCGGCGGATTCGGGTTCGCTGCCGCGCTACCTCGAAACCTTCGACCACACCATCGCCGTTATGCAGACCCGTGAGGGCCTGATCCGCGTAGCCCGTGAATTCGTCGAGGATCTTGCAGCCGACGGTGTGGTCTACGCGGAGATCCGCTGGGCACCCGAACAGCATGTGCAGGCAGGACTGAGCCTGGACGAAGCCGTGGAAGCGGTTCAGGCAGGCATTGAAGAGGGCGTGGCGAACGCGGAAGCGGCGGGCAGCTTCATCCAGGTGGGCCAGCTGATCACCGCTATGCGGCATGCCGACCGGGCCATGGAGATTGCCGAACTGGCTGTCCGGCACCGCGACTCCGGGGCCGTCGGTTTTGATATTGCCGGGCCGGAAGACGGTTTCCCGCCCGCACGGTTCAAGGATGCCTTCACCTACCTGGCCGAAAACCAGTTCCCGGCGACGGTGCATGCCGGCGAAGCAGCAGGGATCGAGAGCATCGTGGACGCCCTGGTACATGGCCGGGCGCTGCGGCTGGGACACGGCGTGCGGATCGCCGAAGACATTGACGTTGAATTCGAAGACGACGCCATGGCGGATGCCGAAGTGGGCATTGTCAGCATGGGCCGGGTTGCTGGCTGGGTCCGGGACCGCGGCATCGCCCTTGAGGTCTGCCCGTCCTCGAACCTGCAGACCGGCGCCGTCGCCTCCTTCGGTGAGGACATCGAAACGCACCCGATCGACCTGCTCTACCAGACCGGCTTCGCCGTTACGGTCAACACCGACAACCGGCTGATGAGTAACGTAACGCTCACCGGGGAATTTGAACTGCTGATGGACACCTTCGACTACGACCTCGACGATGTCCTGGAACTGACAATGAACGCCGTCAACGCAGCCTTCCTCCCGCTGGACGAGCGTGCCGCGCTGTCCGCATTCGTCACCGAGGGATTCAACCGCGCCCGTGTCTGA
- a CDS encoding MazG nucleotide pyrophosphohydrolase domain-containing protein — MSDLALPDDLGGRFTRLAEVIGALRERCPWTRALTHESLLEYLVEETYELIEVVEGGTAGPERAAELRGELGDVLLQVLLHARLQQEAGSFSVADVVDELTAKMIRRNPHVFRPDGTLREEGEESDIAAIEQAWDDAKKAESPARVSAFEGIPAGLPALLLAAKTLSRAQRAGRPMPPQTVGGDVAGTGFADETELGDVLFSLVRRASEQGLDAEAALRAAVRRYTGKDAQS, encoded by the coding sequence GTGTCTGATCTGGCCCTCCCTGATGATCTCGGCGGGCGGTTCACCCGCCTCGCCGAGGTCATCGGTGCCCTCCGTGAGCGTTGCCCGTGGACCCGGGCCCTGACCCACGAATCCCTGCTCGAGTACCTCGTGGAGGAAACCTACGAGCTCATCGAAGTGGTGGAAGGCGGCACGGCCGGCCCGGAACGCGCCGCCGAACTGCGCGGCGAACTCGGGGATGTGCTGCTGCAGGTGCTGCTCCATGCCCGGCTGCAGCAGGAAGCCGGAAGCTTTTCCGTGGCGGACGTAGTCGATGAGCTGACCGCCAAGATGATCCGCCGCAATCCCCACGTCTTCCGCCCTGACGGGACCCTCCGGGAAGAGGGGGAGGAATCGGATATCGCGGCGATCGAACAGGCCTGGGACGACGCCAAAAAGGCGGAATCCCCGGCCCGGGTCTCCGCTTTCGAAGGGATTCCGGCCGGGTTGCCGGCGCTGCTGCTGGCCGCCAAGACCCTGTCCCGCGCCCAACGCGCAGGCCGTCCGATGCCGCCGCAGACTGTCGGTGGAGATGTGGCCGGAACGGGTTTCGCGGATGAAACCGAGCTCGGGGATGTGCTGTTCTCCTTGGTCCGCCGCGCCTCCGAGCAGGGGCTCGACGCCGAGGCGGCACTTCGCGCGGCGGTCCGCCGGTACACCGGCAAAGACGCACAAAGCTGA
- the eno gene encoding phosphopyruvate hydratase encodes MAIIDAIHAREILDSRGNPTVEVEVLLDDDTFGRAAVPSGASTGAFEANERRDGEKNRYQGKGVLQAVEAVIDQIQPALLGYDAADQRAIDQAMMDLDGTENKSSLGANAILGVSLAVARAAAESAALPLYRYLGGPNAHILPVPLMNILNGGSHADSDVDIQEFMIVPLGAQTYSEGLRWGVEVYHNLKSVLKEKNLSTGLGDEGGFAPNLPSNRAALDLIIEAIERAGYVPGNDIALALDVAASEFFKDGAYLFEGQNRTAAEMSAYYEELVRDYPLVSIEDPLDEEDWDGWKTLTASIGDKVQIVGDDLFVTNPTRLETGIKNNAANSLLVKVNQIGTLTETLDAITMAQRAGYTTITSHRSGETEDTTIADICVATNAGQIKTGAPARSERVAKYNQLLRIEEELDDAARYAGRSAFPRFNPGQ; translated from the coding sequence ATGGCCATCATCGATGCCATCCACGCCCGCGAGATCCTCGACTCCCGCGGCAACCCGACCGTTGAGGTGGAGGTGCTGCTCGACGACGACACGTTCGGCCGCGCAGCTGTTCCCTCCGGTGCCTCCACGGGTGCCTTCGAAGCCAACGAACGCCGCGACGGCGAGAAGAACCGCTACCAGGGGAAGGGTGTGCTGCAGGCCGTTGAAGCCGTAATCGACCAGATCCAGCCGGCCCTGCTGGGCTACGATGCCGCGGACCAGCGGGCCATCGACCAGGCCATGATGGATCTGGACGGCACCGAGAACAAGTCCAGCCTGGGTGCCAACGCGATCCTCGGTGTCTCCCTCGCCGTCGCCCGTGCCGCTGCCGAGTCCGCCGCCCTGCCGCTGTACCGCTACCTTGGCGGCCCTAACGCGCACATCCTGCCCGTGCCGCTGATGAACATCCTCAACGGCGGGTCCCACGCGGACTCCGACGTTGATATCCAGGAATTCATGATCGTTCCCCTGGGCGCGCAGACCTACTCCGAGGGCCTCCGCTGGGGCGTTGAGGTCTACCACAACCTCAAGTCCGTACTGAAGGAAAAGAACCTTTCCACCGGCCTGGGCGACGAAGGCGGCTTCGCACCGAACCTGCCCTCCAACCGTGCAGCCCTGGACCTGATCATCGAAGCCATCGAGCGCGCCGGCTACGTACCGGGCAACGACATTGCCCTGGCACTGGACGTGGCAGCGTCGGAGTTCTTCAAGGACGGGGCGTACCTCTTCGAGGGGCAGAACCGGACCGCTGCGGAGATGTCCGCGTACTACGAGGAACTGGTCCGCGACTACCCGCTGGTATCCATCGAGGATCCGCTGGATGAGGAGGACTGGGACGGCTGGAAGACCCTGACGGCGTCCATCGGCGACAAGGTGCAGATCGTCGGTGACGACCTCTTCGTCACCAACCCCACCCGCCTGGAGACCGGCATCAAGAACAACGCCGCCAACTCCCTGCTGGTGAAGGTCAACCAGATCGGCACCCTGACCGAGACCCTGGACGCCATCACCATGGCCCAGCGTGCCGGCTACACCACCATCACGTCCCACCGCTCGGGTGAGACCGAAGACACCACCATCGCGGACATCTGCGTTGCCACCAACGCCGGCCAGATCAAGACCGGTGCGCCGGCCCGCTCGGAGCGCGTAGCCAAGTACAACCAGCTGCTGCGCATCGAAGAGGAACTGGACGACGCCGCACGCTACGCCGGGCGCAGCGCCTTCCCGCGTTTCAACCCCGGCCAGTAG
- a CDS encoding septum formation initiator family protein, which translates to MRPSSAKAAAPKSAAPKAAAPKAAVPKATAFKSAAPKSAAPKSAGAGERSRKLSASDARAAVRSQLSGGIRRQADPAPENSTPEPETQDELLPVPAKAFSGRLLVLAMVMVAITVLLAPSVRTYLQQRSDIAVTKSEIAEARATQAELEVQLGRWEDPAYVKQQARDRIFLVMPGEKRYLVKGENGLEEAEQLAAEEEPEDLQWVDSLWDSVKKSATAQ; encoded by the coding sequence GTGAGGCCGTCGTCAGCGAAGGCTGCTGCTCCCAAGAGTGCCGCTCCCAAGGCTGCTGCGCCGAAGGCTGCCGTTCCCAAGGCCACGGCGTTCAAGTCTGCCGCGCCTAAGTCTGCCGCGCCTAAGTCTGCCGGGGCGGGCGAGCGTTCCCGGAAACTGTCGGCGTCGGACGCCCGTGCCGCCGTGCGGTCCCAGCTCTCCGGCGGCATCCGGCGTCAGGCCGACCCGGCACCGGAAAATTCCACCCCGGAGCCGGAAACCCAGGACGAGCTGCTGCCGGTACCTGCCAAGGCGTTCTCCGGCAGGCTGCTGGTGCTCGCCATGGTGATGGTCGCTATCACGGTCCTTCTGGCTCCGTCGGTGCGGACCTACCTCCAGCAGCGCTCGGACATTGCGGTGACCAAGTCGGAAATCGCCGAGGCCCGCGCCACCCAGGCCGAACTGGAGGTCCAGCTGGGCCGATGGGAAGATCCGGCCTACGTCAAGCAGCAGGCCCGTGACCGTATTTTCCTGGTGATGCCGGGGGAGAAGCGGTACCTGGTCAAGGGCGAAAACGGCCTGGAAGAAGCAGAGCAGCTGGCAGCCGAAGAAGAGCCGGAGGACCTGCAGTGGGTTGATTCGCTCTGGGACTCGGTCAAGAAATCCGCCACGGCACAGTAA
- a CDS encoding DUF501 domain-containing protein, with translation MTQDQLAPTQEDLETLSRQLGRPVRDVVEIGARCVCGNPLVATTAPRLSNGIPFPTTYYLTHPVITAAVSRLEAAGLMTDMTRRLEEDPDLAQRYRTAHEHYLQVRNEIGERTGTGPVPEIDGVSAGGMPTRVKCLHVLVGHSLAAGPGVNPLGDEALAAIEQWWTTDRCYCEGAWDTAAPAPERDLSRHTRTQGLSPEELESKKAARRQGSEAAEQTATNEGEL, from the coding sequence ATGACCCAGGACCAGCTTGCCCCCACCCAGGAAGACCTGGAAACCCTGAGCAGGCAGCTTGGCCGCCCGGTGCGCGACGTCGTTGAAATCGGCGCCCGCTGTGTCTGCGGCAACCCCCTGGTGGCCACCACCGCTCCCCGCCTGAGCAACGGGATCCCGTTTCCCACCACGTACTACCTGACGCATCCGGTCATCACCGCGGCCGTCTCCCGGCTGGAAGCAGCCGGACTGATGACCGACATGACCCGGCGGCTGGAGGAGGACCCGGACCTGGCGCAGCGCTACCGCACTGCCCACGAACATTACCTCCAGGTCCGCAATGAAATCGGAGAGCGCACCGGAACCGGGCCCGTTCCGGAAATCGACGGTGTCTCCGCCGGCGGAATGCCTACCCGGGTAAAGTGCCTGCACGTGCTGGTCGGCCACTCCCTGGCCGCAGGTCCCGGCGTCAATCCGCTGGGCGACGAAGCGCTGGCCGCCATCGAGCAATGGTGGACAACCGACCGCTGCTACTGCGAAGGTGCTTGGGATACAGCCGCTCCCGCCCCGGAGCGGGACCTCAGCCGCCACACCAGGACACAGGGCCTGAGCCCGGAAGAACTTGAAAGCAAGAAGGCTGCCCGCCGGCAGGGCAGCGAAGCAGCGGAACAGACTGCGACCAACGAGGGGGAACTGTGA
- a CDS encoding Ppx/GppA phosphatase family protein, whose protein sequence is MRVAAIDCGTNSIRLLIADVSRDGQGVAQLTDVVRLMRVNRLGQGVDATGRLAPEALERTFAAADEYADLIRRHGASRVRFVATSASRDAENRQEFVDGIRARLGVEPEVISGDEEAALSFAGAASVFAGGNGAKTLVVDLGGGSTEFVLGDGSGVLAAKSTNMGCVRFTERYLLSDPPTEAEIAAARADILDMIASALATVPLARADRLVGVAGTITTVTAAALGLSEYSPDAIHGTELSREQIDDAADALLRRNRAARAALPYMHPGRVDVIGAGALIWRTIVDRVDELTDGRVVTAFASEHDILDGIALSA, encoded by the coding sequence ATGCGGGTTGCAGCCATCGACTGCGGCACCAACTCCATCCGTCTGCTCATTGCGGACGTGAGCCGGGACGGACAGGGCGTGGCGCAGCTGACCGACGTCGTCCGCCTTATGCGCGTGAACCGGCTGGGACAGGGCGTGGACGCCACCGGAAGGCTGGCCCCGGAAGCGCTGGAACGCACCTTTGCCGCCGCTGACGAGTACGCGGACCTGATCCGCCGGCACGGCGCGTCCCGGGTCCGGTTCGTAGCCACCTCCGCCAGCCGCGACGCGGAAAACCGGCAGGAATTCGTGGACGGCATCCGCGCCCGGCTCGGGGTCGAACCCGAGGTCATCAGCGGGGACGAGGAAGCCGCGCTGTCCTTCGCCGGTGCAGCCAGCGTCTTCGCAGGCGGAAACGGCGCCAAGACACTCGTAGTGGATCTTGGCGGCGGCAGCACCGAGTTTGTGCTCGGTGACGGCAGCGGCGTCCTTGCGGCCAAAAGCACCAACATGGGCTGCGTGCGCTTTACCGAACGGTACCTGCTCTCCGATCCGCCCACCGAGGCGGAAATTGCGGCGGCACGGGCGGACATCCTGGACATGATCGCCTCCGCCCTCGCCACCGTGCCGCTGGCCCGGGCCGACCGGCTGGTGGGTGTGGCCGGAACGATTACCACCGTCACGGCCGCCGCGCTGGGCCTGAGCGAGTACTCGCCCGACGCGATCCACGGCACCGAACTGAGCAGGGAGCAGATTGACGACGCAGCCGACGCGCTGCTGCGCCGGAACCGTGCCGCGCGGGCGGCCCTGCCGTACATGCATCCGGGCCGGGTGGACGTGATCGGTGCCGGCGCCCTGATCTGGCGCACCATCGTGGACCGCGTGGACGAACTGACGGACGGCCGTGTAGTCACGGCCTTCGCCAGCGAACACGACATCCTTGACGGCATTGCGCTGAGCGCATGA